A segment of the Terribacillus aidingensis genome:
TCTTTTGAAGACGACAATTTTTCCTGTTGCATCCGGAAGCTGCCTTTCTCCCGTACCGCCATCCATTATCGGCAAGGAACGCCGCTGCTTCCACTCAACAGCTCCTTGAAGCGGCAGAATCGGAATCAGTTTCTTATAAAAACGCTCGTACAGGACAGCTGTTTTCTGCGGTGTGGTAACAGCACCGACAGATAATGCTTTCGTGGCAGTTGCAGGGGAACCGACTGTCCAATTAGCAGGACCTTCATTCCCATTTGCTGTTACGACGATCACGCCCAGCTCCACTGCTTTATTCACTGCCAGGCTGGTCGGCCAATCCGGTCCGTTCACAGAGCTTCCCAACGACAAATTGATGATATCCATCTTATCTTCGACCGCTTTTTCAATAGCCGCAATCACTTGGACTGATGTTCCTGTACCACCTGGTCCCAGTGCCCGATAGCTATAGATGTCAGCATCCGGGGCAATACCTTTCATTTTTCCATTTGCTCCGATAATGCCAGCAACATGGGTCCCATGAATTGTCGCTTCTCCTTCTTCAGGTTTTGTCTCCATCGGATCGTCATCCCAGTCAACAACATCAAAGCCGCCTTTGTAATTCTTTTTCAAATCAGGATGGGTGTAATCAATACCAGTATCGATGACACCGACTTTGACCCCTTTCCCGGTAACACCCGCAGCACTAGTCCCAAGGAACTCCTGCGTCACAAATGGAACTTCCGCTTTTCTTGTTTCTGCTTTATAGGTATGCACCTGATGGATATTCAGCAGGTGACTGTGCTGGGACAAGTCATTCAGCTGCGCGTCCGTTGCGCGCAGTGCCAATCCTTGGAACAAGGTGTCGAATTCTTCTACGACTTCGATAAAAGGATAATGCATCTCTAAATACTCCCGATAGGCAGATACATCTCCGTCCAATTCAATAATAACCGTCCTCTGCTCTGCTGCTTGAACCGGCTGAAAACCGAAGATGATACATACACATATGAACAGTAAACTTAATCGCTTCACAGCCTCTCCCCCCTCGTGCCATTAGGATGCACGTGTGAAGATTCCCTATGCAAAAACCAGCTGCCCTATTTAGGATCAGCTGGTTGGAAAGGTATAGGCGGCTGCGATTGTAAGCCGAAATAAAATTGAAGATAATCGGCAATACGAATCGAAGCTCGTCCATCTCCATAAGGATTGGACGCTTGTGACATTTCTTCATGTGCTTGACCATCACGAAGAAGCTTGTCTGCCATATTGAAAATGGTCTTTTCATCTGTACCGGCAAGTTTTAATGTACCTGCCTCGATACCTTCGGGCCGTTCTGTCGTATCACGAAGTACAAGCACAGGAACTCCAAGCGACGGCGCTTCTTCCTGGACACCACCAGAATCTGTGAGAATCAAGTAAGCCTGGGAAGCAAAGTTATGAAAATCAATCAGCCCTAGCGGCTCGATCAGTTGAATTCGATCATGGTTCCCGAGGATTCGATTCGCTATGTCACGCACTGCTGGATTCAAGTGCACCGGATAGACAATCAATGTGTCTGGATGAGCATCAGCAATCCTTCTGATCGCAGTGAACATATGCTCCATATTCTCACCAAGATTTTCCCGACGGTGGGCTGTGACAAGCACTAAACGTTTGCCAGCAGCTTGTTCCAGGATAGGATGCTGATAATTCGGGTCGACAGTAGTCTGTAAGGCGTCAATTGCTGTATTGCCTGTAACAGCAATAGCTTCCACGCTCTTATTTTCATTAAGCAGATTTTGCCGTGCTTGAGCTGTCGGAGAGAAATGAAGATCTGCTATCACACCAGTCAGCTGCCGATTAAGCTCTTCCGGAAACGGTGAAT
Coding sequences within it:
- the wecB gene encoding UDP-N-acetylglucosamine 2-epimerase (non-hydrolyzing), which codes for MAPSKKRVMLVFGTRPEAVKMAPLVLELKKRSEQFDTIVAVTAQQREMLDQVLTIFDITPDYDLNIMKARQSLAHITTKVMEGLDELYQEIKPDIVLVHGDTTTSFAASLAAYYNQIPVGHVEAGLRTWNKYSPFPEELNRQLTGVIADLHFSPTAQARQNLLNENKSVEAIAVTGNTAIDALQTTVDPNYQHPILEQAAGKRLVLVTAHRRENLGENMEHMFTAIRRIADAHPDTLIVYPVHLNPAVRDIANRILGNHDRIQLIEPLGLIDFHNFASQAYLILTDSGGVQEEAPSLGVPVLVLRDTTERPEGIEAGTLKLAGTDEKTIFNMADKLLRDGQAHEEMSQASNPYGDGRASIRIADYLQFYFGLQSQPPIPFQPADPK